ATTCAAGATTTCAAATTTTCCTTCCCTTATAATcatgaagaaaataaagaagggTTTAAATCGACAGTTAAATCAGGGAAGCACACAAGGATCAATGGGAAAACgaagaaaatcaagcaaaaagGGAACGACAATGGCGGAAAATGTAGTAATAGTACCTTCATCGGCGGAGAAAGGTATGACATTAAAGAACCCTACGTACAAAAAGCAAAggaataatgaaaataatgaagACCCAGAGGATCATCAAAGTCCGTTGAGATCtatattttgtttgaagaagATCGTTGATATGAAACGGGTTGAAGAGACTGAGGATTGCTTTATTCTTGATTTTAATCCTTTTAACTCCATCGACATTGCTAAGCTTTCCGCCGTCAACGACGGCGATGAGGCTGATCTCTCCGTCGTCGCCGAGAAGGGCCAGGTTCTTTTTCTCTGTTTTTGTTACTTAAATTCAAATTCTTGTTAACATGGTCGTACACTTGATTGGAATAAAAACTTCAAATCAGTTCAATTTTTGTGCTCTGGGTATTATTATTTCCCCTAGAAAATAAaccctaaaatgatttttttttttggg
This is a stretch of genomic DNA from Gossypium arboreum isolate Shixiya-1 chromosome 11, ASM2569848v2, whole genome shotgun sequence. It encodes these proteins:
- the LOC108456065 gene encoding uncharacterized protein LOC108456065, which encodes MKKIKKGLNRQLNQGSTQGSMGKRRKSSKKGTTMAENVVIVPSSAEKGMTLKNPTYKKQRNNENNEDPEDHQSPLRSIFCLKKIVDMKRVEETEDCFILDFNPFNSIDIAKLSAVNDGDEADLSVVAEKGQVACRDYPHSRHLCLQFPFDTTPHDRHCHLCYCYVCDSAAPCEFWVLHCDASEHVETWKSQRQVRIPKGQPSRF